A single Argentina anserina chromosome 7, drPotAnse1.1, whole genome shotgun sequence DNA region contains:
- the LOC126803155 gene encoding brassinosteroid-responsive RING protein 1-like, whose product MGFPVGYTEVFVPNLFLHTLSLLGFIRSFVISLFQFLGIYDLLDTEAGVWPDARPQQLLPGFQTPASVLLMREFLPVIRFEDIVGEVPESCAVCLHEFDGSDEIRCLKNCKHIFHRSCLDRWMDHDQKTCPLCRTAFVPDDDREEFNNRLLAAAAAESELELHPDVYSEYGSV is encoded by the coding sequence aTGGGCTTCCCAGTGGGTTACACAGAGGTCTTCGTCCCCAACCTCTTCCTCCACACCCTCTCCCTCTTGGGTTTCATCCGCAGTTTCGTTATCTCTCTCTTTCAATTCTTGGGTATTTATGATTTACTCGATACCGAGGCGGGCGTCTGGCCGGACGCCCGGCCACAACAGCTCCTGCCCGGGTTTCAGACGCCCGCCTCGGTTCTCCTGATGCGGGAATTTCTACCCGTGATCAGGTTCGAGGATATTGTCGGAGAGGTGCCGGAGAGCTGCGCTGTCTGCCTGCACGAGTTCGATGGCAGCGACGAGATCAGATGCTTGAAGAATTGCAAGCACATTTTCCACCGGTCGTGTTTGGACCGTTGGATGGACCACGACCAGAAGACGTGTCCGCTTTGCCGGACGGCGTTTGTGCCTGATGACGACCGCGAGGAGTTTAATAACCGGCTAttagccgccgccgccgccgagtCGGAGCTGGAGCTCCACCCTGATGTTTACAGTGAGTATGGTTCGGTTTGA